In Streptomyces sp. NBC_00306, a single genomic region encodes these proteins:
- a CDS encoding dihydrodipicolinate synthase family protein, translating to MSATQTLVRGLRGTVVPAVATPMDPRGVVDLGALRGYAERIAAARIGGVAVWAHTGRGLYLSEPDRADVLRVWRETVDGPIVAGVGVPRSVRATTLREAWDATVTMAVQAAGLGADAVMVYPLAQFAERPEGEREAVRLHERVAEACGLPVLGFFLHGEAGGYPYPPSLIRRLLALPSAVGVKLATLDRAMACQDAIRAAEGSGKLVVTGEDRMFGPSLMWGADSALVGIAAARVGLTTAVLDAWTAGDHTAFVRASGRLDRFAEATFTAPIEGYVQRMLWAAVWEGLLPESAAHDPYGPRLPESERTAVIRCLESLSEEKD from the coding sequence ATGTCTGCGACCCAGACCCTGGTGCGCGGACTGCGCGGCACCGTGGTGCCGGCAGTGGCGACACCCATGGATCCCCGGGGAGTCGTGGACCTCGGTGCGCTGCGCGGCTACGCGGAGCGGATCGCGGCCGCACGCATCGGAGGCGTCGCCGTCTGGGCGCACACCGGCCGCGGTCTGTATCTCTCCGAACCGGACCGCGCGGACGTCCTGCGCGTCTGGCGGGAGACGGTCGACGGACCGATCGTGGCAGGCGTGGGGGTGCCACGATCGGTCCGCGCCACCACCCTTCGGGAGGCGTGGGACGCCACCGTCACCATGGCCGTGCAGGCGGCCGGACTGGGCGCCGACGCGGTCATGGTCTATCCGCTGGCACAGTTCGCCGAACGCCCCGAGGGCGAGCGGGAGGCGGTACGCCTGCACGAGCGGGTGGCCGAGGCCTGCGGGCTGCCCGTGCTCGGCTTCTTCCTCCACGGCGAGGCCGGGGGCTACCCCTATCCGCCGTCCCTGATCCGCCGGCTGCTGGCCCTCCCGTCGGCCGTCGGCGTCAAGCTCGCCACCCTGGACCGCGCGATGGCCTGCCAGGACGCGATCCGCGCGGCCGAGGGCAGCGGAAAGCTCGTCGTGACCGGCGAGGACCGGATGTTCGGCCCGTCCCTGATGTGGGGCGCCGACTCGGCCCTGGTCGGCATCGCCGCGGCGCGCGTGGGTCTGACGACCGCGGTCCTGGACGCCTGGACGGCGGGCGACCACACCGCGTTCGTCCGCGCGTCGGGCCGCCTCGACCGTTTCGCCGAGGCCACGTTCACCGCCCCGATCGAGGGCTATGTGCAGCGGATGCTGTGGGCGGCGGTGTGGGAGGGCCTGCTCCCCGAGTCGGCGGCGCACGACCCGTACGGGCCGCGGCTGCCGGAGTCGGAGCGGACGGCGGTCATCAGGTGCCTGGAGTCCCTCTCGGAGGAGAAGGACTGA
- a CDS encoding amidohydrolase family protein, with protein MPIIDVHAHVGRWQFHLTCGDADNNLRQMDRYGIDVQLVSASEAVVLDAVAGNAALREVLETRPRLRGYAVVNPNRIEESAADLKRCLGTGLFVGAKIHTHYPGRLPGTREMAEAFDVVADAGVPLLLHTWGREVTLLPELLAERPGLRVIMGHAGGDAWREAAHAAAGCDRLYLEHCRTAADAGRVAYAREAGVPVERMLFGTDATLIDPCWSLGVIRDAGFSEEEREMVLWRNALTLFPELRPAVATAR; from the coding sequence ATGCCGATCATCGATGTGCATGCGCATGTGGGCCGCTGGCAGTTCCATCTGACCTGCGGCGACGCGGACAACAACCTGCGCCAGATGGACCGCTACGGAATCGACGTCCAGCTGGTGTCGGCGTCGGAGGCGGTGGTCCTCGACGCGGTCGCCGGGAACGCGGCGCTGCGGGAGGTCCTGGAGACCCGGCCGCGGCTGCGGGGGTACGCGGTGGTGAACCCGAACCGGATCGAGGAGAGCGCGGCGGACCTCAAGCGGTGCCTGGGCACCGGGCTGTTCGTCGGGGCGAAGATCCACACCCACTACCCGGGGCGGCTGCCGGGGACCCGTGAGATGGCGGAGGCCTTCGACGTGGTCGCGGACGCGGGCGTACCGCTGCTGCTGCACACCTGGGGCCGCGAGGTGACCCTGCTGCCCGAACTCCTGGCGGAGCGCCCGGGACTGCGGGTGATCATGGGTCATGCGGGCGGGGACGCATGGCGTGAGGCCGCGCACGCGGCGGCGGGCTGCGACCGGCTGTATCTGGAGCACTGCCGTACGGCGGCGGACGCGGGACGGGTGGCCTACGCGCGGGAGGCGGGGGTGCCGGTGGAGCGGATGCTGTTCGGCACGGACGCGACGCTGATCGATCCGTGCTGGTCGCTGGGCGTGATCCGGGATGCGGGCTTCTCGGAGGAGGAGCGGGAGATGGTGCTGTGGCGCAACGCGCTGACGCTCTTCCCGGAGCTGCGCCCGGCCGTGGCCACCGCGCGGTAG
- a CDS encoding DegT/DnrJ/EryC1/StrS family aminotransferase has translation MPEREMPLPTDLDPRGRTFGEEERAAVLRVLDSAVLCSSFGSEARSLEAEMSHLYSRREAVACSSGTASLHLAVAAAGAGPGDEVITTPISDFGTVAPVMAQGARVVFADVRAEDGNLDPAAVEAAITPRTKAVIAVHLFGAAADIVALRAICDRHGLVLIEDCAQAWLGEDEEGRLLGTLGDIACFSLQQFKHITAGDGGLAVTDDPELARGMRLFMDKGWDRTEGRIHRTMGLNYRMPELVAAVARAQLGKVADVVSRRRRRAGQLAAAIDGLRDCRLPERREGHAWWVVPLLVDDNARWSKRLLDLGIPSVPGYLERPLYANPAVPGYPPGLCPRAEELIDRTLLVLPWNEAYTEDDVDRIARALCEVGAR, from the coding sequence ATGCCCGAACGGGAAATGCCACTGCCCACAGATCTCGATCCGCGCGGCCGCACCTTCGGCGAGGAGGAACGGGCCGCGGTGCTGCGGGTCCTCGACTCCGCGGTGCTGTGCAGTTCCTTCGGAAGTGAAGCACGCTCCCTGGAAGCGGAGATGTCGCACCTGTACTCCCGGCGGGAGGCCGTGGCCTGCAGTTCGGGTACGGCCTCCCTGCATCTGGCGGTCGCGGCGGCCGGGGCCGGGCCGGGCGACGAGGTCATCACCACGCCCATCTCGGACTTCGGCACGGTGGCTCCCGTCATGGCCCAGGGCGCGCGGGTGGTGTTCGCCGACGTACGGGCCGAGGACGGCAACCTGGACCCGGCGGCGGTCGAGGCGGCCATCACCCCTCGCACCAAGGCGGTCATCGCCGTCCATCTCTTCGGCGCCGCGGCGGACATCGTCGCGCTGCGCGCGATCTGCGACCGGCACGGGCTCGTGCTGATCGAGGACTGCGCCCAGGCCTGGCTCGGCGAGGACGAGGAGGGCCGGCTGCTCGGCACGCTCGGCGACATCGCCTGCTTCAGCCTCCAGCAGTTCAAGCACATCACCGCGGGTGACGGCGGACTGGCCGTCACCGACGACCCGGAGCTCGCCCGCGGGATGCGGCTGTTCATGGACAAGGGCTGGGACCGCACCGAGGGCCGTATCCACCGCACGATGGGCCTCAACTACCGGATGCCGGAGCTCGTCGCCGCGGTCGCGAGGGCCCAGCTGGGCAAGGTGGCGGACGTGGTGTCCCGACGGCGCCGGCGGGCCGGGCAGCTGGCCGCGGCGATCGACGGCCTGCGGGACTGCCGGTTGCCGGAGCGCCGGGAGGGCCACGCCTGGTGGGTGGTGCCGCTCCTGGTCGACGACAACGCCCGCTGGAGCAAGCGGCTCCTGGATCTGGGCATCCCGTCGGTTCCCGGCTATCTGGAACGGCCGCTGTACGCCAACCCGGCCGTGCCCGGGTATCCGCCGGGCCTGTGCCCCCGGGCGGAGGAGCTGATCGACCGTACGCTGCTCGTGCTCCCGTGGAACGAGGCGTACACCGAAGACGACGTGGACCGCATCGCGCGGGCCCTGTGCGAGGTGGGAGCACGATGA